GAGCAATGATCCGTCCATCGTTTTTCTGGCGTCTGATCAGGTCTTCGACCAATGAAGTGGATTGAGGGTCGAGGGCTGACGTTGGCTCATCCAGCAGCAGCACCTGCGGACCGTGTAAAAGTCCTCTGACAAGAGCCAGCCTTTGTCGCTCGCCGGTTGAGAGACCACGTATTTCAGCCGTCAGCATCCGCTCAGGCAGACCGACCGCCTTAATGAGTGCCCGCGCCTGCGGGGTGTCCGGAACGTGGTCGCTGACGTTCTCGCTCCACCATCCCGGTTCGGCGGGAAAGTAGGCGACACGCTGCCGCCAGACGTGACCGGCCACGCTCAGGGAGTTTTCACCATCCAGAA
The Acetobacter aceti genome window above contains:
- a CDS encoding ATP-binding cassette domain-containing protein, whose product is MSKNTGLIAEKLRSERVGPVTFHVGHGECLAITGASGSGKSLLLRLVADLDPHTGTLILDGENSLSVAGHVWRQRVAYFPAEPGWWSENVSDHVPDTPQARALIKAVGLPERMLTAEIRGLSTGERQRLALVRGLLHGPQVLLLDEPTSALDPQSTSLVEDLIRRQKNDGRIIALVSHNAAQVERLADRRAILRDGRLEEVA